A window from Kovacikia minuta CCNUW1 encodes these proteins:
- a CDS encoding HepT-like ribonuclease domain-containing protein, which yields MVGEAVKRIPDSVKSQYPDISWRDIAGMRDKLIHDYFNTDVEIIWKAVQEDVPFLKVMMTRTFKDLSK from the coding sequence ATTGTCGGGGAAGCCGTGAAGCGAATTCCAGATTCAGTGAAAAGCCAATATCCTGATATTTCCTGGCGCGATATTGCTGGAATGCGAGATAAACTAATTCATGATTATTTCAATACAGATGTAGAAATAATCTGGAAAGCAGTACAAGAGGATGTTCCCTTCTTAAAAGTCATGATGACCAGGACTTTTAAGGATTTGAGCAAATAG
- a CDS encoding DUF6519 domain-containing protein yields the protein MASDASFSLEKSPEWLELTQTGGVSLTARVNPTQARISSSGLENQLYRVEIHTGGNLNQATFKWSRDNGVVVSAIQAINAEDSTIALPRPSRDALLSFKAGQWVEVTDEVRELNNRPGTLVQLKNVVVKAGEKLFFDPTKVVGDPLNAEKFPPSNNPKVRRWDQTVAEVPIRSTSPDGIELENGISVIFGLEGTSTAKTGDYWLIPVRMNTENGIDWPRDGDGKRPLPQPPLGINHQYGILALVTLANKTPDLTDKRLVFPPLINCFDKNGDFFQGSLGIGVNPPLAKLHVVGTPEPKKGTVAVKSGSLQVLGDSQTKFQQEVHPGGKITLTEGAKTETQTVETVGGDHSLQVKQAFKSDFEKATLTYQQPAILRGDVLTDENGKLKYLPQFLLDSQGNVGIGTSDPGAKLHVNGVFKLGTAQDYLQVQQVADQITFETTRSQYQFDKTIRVKTGVISAGFAPDAQPLSLRTSDIERMAVSKEGNVSMNAPSQGTTLKVLGKAAIGKATVINATPDPTPENGLLVDGNVLANSTLQVLGKAAIGKTADITKAPENGLLVNGTLQASTVLQVLGKAAIGQGADIASTADNSLVVSGSIHAQTNLGINIVPAAIAPTTRLHVNGTVQIGDTTNFVTLTPPTPTNKKVSFATRTADSSYTFDQGITLLKGNLEVNTGSATIAGGATISSGDLTVTKGKLDVKEGPTTIAGGLTVSSGSFTLGSGTAQVLINETELALGTGAISSPTQRLVLKTGNQERLTVLTDGRVGINTADPQKPPTSTLSVSGQAAIGQKFSVNAPAAPTNGLIVEGRLGIGTPNPFAKVEIESAPAFEPVALNVKTGQISRLLVENDGDVIVGQRLLINPLNSLPDSVKNDAEVRLYVQGKVFGNDVVANQFRVFSSRTLKQNIVELSSHEVDEVLRGLNPVRFSYSNDPNQTLHLGFIAEEVPTVVASPDRQTISPVDIVAALTRAVKDHRAAIVSLNKLVKDQQAAIVALTEKVNALENRQN from the coding sequence TTGGCGTCGGATGCGTCTTTTAGCCTGGAGAAGAGTCCGGAGTGGCTGGAGTTAACCCAGACGGGGGGCGTATCTCTGACTGCCAGGGTAAACCCTACCCAGGCTAGAATCAGCAGTTCAGGTTTAGAAAATCAGTTATACCGGGTTGAAATCCACACAGGGGGAAACCTCAATCAGGCGACCTTTAAGTGGTCGAGGGACAATGGCGTCGTGGTGAGTGCGATTCAAGCAATCAATGCGGAAGACAGCACGATCGCCCTGCCCAGACCCAGCCGCGACGCGCTCCTTTCCTTCAAAGCAGGACAGTGGGTTGAAGTAACCGATGAGGTGCGGGAACTCAACAATCGTCCTGGAACGCTCGTTCAACTTAAGAATGTGGTCGTCAAGGCAGGCGAAAAGCTGTTTTTTGATCCGACCAAAGTGGTGGGTGACCCACTCAACGCAGAAAAATTTCCGCCTTCAAACAATCCCAAAGTTCGTCGTTGGGATCAAACCGTAGCAGAAGTGCCCATCCGTTCAACCAGTCCCGATGGCATCGAATTGGAAAATGGCATTTCTGTCATTTTTGGACTGGAGGGAACCTCGACTGCCAAAACGGGCGACTACTGGCTGATTCCCGTTCGCATGAATACCGAAAACGGGATTGACTGGCCCCGCGATGGGGATGGTAAGCGTCCTTTACCCCAACCGCCGTTGGGCATCAACCACCAATACGGAATTCTGGCACTCGTCACGCTAGCGAATAAAACACCAGACCTTACGGATAAACGTCTGGTTTTCCCACCCCTGATCAATTGCTTTGACAAAAATGGCGACTTCTTTCAAGGATCACTGGGGATTGGAGTTAATCCGCCTCTGGCAAAGTTGCACGTTGTGGGAACCCCGGAACCCAAAAAAGGCACCGTTGCGGTGAAGTCGGGCAGTTTGCAGGTACTTGGAGATAGCCAAACCAAGTTTCAACAGGAGGTGCATCCGGGTGGCAAAATTACCCTGACGGAGGGGGCAAAGACCGAAACTCAGACCGTGGAAACGGTTGGTGGCGACCACTCGCTTCAAGTCAAACAAGCCTTTAAGAGCGACTTTGAAAAAGCGACCCTTACCTACCAGCAACCCGCCATCCTTCGGGGGGACGTGCTGACGGATGAAAACGGAAAGCTGAAATATCTGCCTCAGTTTCTCCTGGACAGTCAGGGAAATGTGGGCATTGGCACCAGCGACCCCGGTGCCAAACTGCATGTTAATGGGGTGTTCAAACTGGGGACAGCCCAGGATTATCTCCAGGTTCAGCAGGTCGCCGATCAGATTACGTTTGAAACCACCCGATCGCAGTACCAATTCGACAAAACGATCCGGGTAAAAACGGGTGTGATTAGTGCTGGTTTTGCCCCCGATGCCCAACCGCTTTCCCTTAGAACTTCGGACATCGAGCGAATGGCGGTGTCTAAGGAGGGTAACGTTAGCATGAATGCCCCATCCCAGGGAACAACGTTAAAAGTATTGGGGAAAGCCGCTATTGGCAAAGCAACGGTCATCAACGCCACCCCAGACCCAACCCCAGAAAATGGTTTGTTGGTAGACGGGAATGTTCTGGCTAACAGTACGCTTCAGGTATTGGGTAAGGCGGCGATCGGCAAAACTGCCGATATCACTAAAGCACCGGAAAATGGCTTGCTGGTCAATGGCACCCTCCAGGCAAGCACAGTGCTTCAGGTGTTGGGTAAGGCGGCGATCGGGCAGGGGGCTGATATTGCCTCCACAGCAGACAACAGCCTGGTTGTGAGTGGCAGCATCCATGCCCAGACCAATCTGGGAATTAATATCGTGCCCGCAGCGATCGCCCCCACAACCAGACTGCATGTGAATGGCACTGTCCAGATTGGGGATACGACGAATTTTGTCACCCTTACCCCACCCACTCCAACCAACAAAAAAGTCAGCTTTGCCACCCGCACCGCTGATAGCAGTTACACCTTCGATCAGGGCATCACCTTACTGAAGGGAAATCTGGAGGTCAACACAGGTTCGGCAACGATCGCGGGTGGAGCTACCATCAGTTCGGGTGATCTCACGGTAACGAAAGGAAAGTTGGACGTTAAGGAAGGTCCAACAACGATCGCGGGTGGTCTCACTGTCAGTTCTGGTAGCTTCACGTTGGGAAGTGGCACGGCTCAGGTGCTGATTAATGAAACCGAACTGGCACTGGGAACAGGTGCAATCAGTAGCCCCACTCAACGCCTGGTGCTGAAAACAGGTAACCAGGAAAGGTTGACGGTGTTAACGGATGGCAGAGTTGGCATCAACACAGCCGATCCTCAAAAGCCCCCAACCAGCACGTTGAGTGTTTCTGGGCAGGCAGCGATCGGACAAAAATTTTCCGTTAACGCCCCGGCAGCCCCTACCAATGGCTTAATCGTAGAGGGGCGATTGGGGATTGGCACCCCTAATCCATTTGCGAAGGTGGAGATTGAAAGTGCCCCAGCATTCGAACCTGTGGCATTGAATGTGAAAACAGGGCAGATCAGCCGACTTCTGGTTGAAAACGATGGCGACGTTATTGTTGGTCAACGACTTCTGATCAATCCCTTAAATTCACTCCCTGACTCTGTTAAGAACGATGCCGAGGTCAGGCTGTACGTTCAAGGTAAGGTTTTTGGTAACGATGTGGTTGCGAACCAGTTCCGGGTGTTTTCCTCCCGAACCTTGAAGCAAAATATCGTTGAACTCTCCAGTCACGAGGTGGATGAGGTTCTACGCGGACTGAATCCAGTTAGATTTTCCTACTCCAACGATCCTAACCAAACCTTGCATCTGGGGTTCATTGCCGAAGAAGTACCAACTGTGGTCGCCTCCCCCGATCGCCAAACCATCAGCCCGGTGGACATCGTGGCAGCCCTGACCAGAGCCGTGAAGGATCATCGAGCCGCGATCGTTTCCCTCAACAAACTGGTCAAGGATCAGCAAGCGGCGATCGTCGCCCTGACCGAAAAAGTCAATGCCCTGGAAAACCGTCAGAATTGA
- a CDS encoding DUF6519 domain-containing protein, whose amino-acid sequence MRLFNPYPSSFILYPLLNPTPHTPHPTPHTPRTSPMKGDFTRFTFRPEKHYTGVLMQQGRLQLDSDWNEQVSIQTYLNQVRLRDTIGGAAGTPGGETKEGFKIVATPDQTDWIINPGSFYVGGVLCELKQGSDFSATYSPAPVDSDADTVTVNVPFLAIDGQPFAKDQWLKDQESGQLMQIREVSLPTQPPTLKLHPKPEKPPLKDIPPGGQTLSLRRVVTYKTQPDFPNPPLLPTDTAYLLYLDVWERHVTAIEDPEIREVALTDIPDTTTRTKTVWQVKCLALSPADDPKVGVGCVF is encoded by the coding sequence ATGAGATTGTTTAATCCTTATCCTTCATCCTTTATCCTTTATCCTTTGCTTAACCCCACACCCCACACCCCACACCCCACACCCCACACCCCAAGGACATCCCCCATGAAAGGCGACTTCACTCGCTTCACCTTTCGTCCAGAGAAGCACTACACCGGCGTTTTAATGCAGCAGGGACGGCTGCAACTGGATTCTGACTGGAATGAGCAGGTCAGTATTCAAACCTATCTGAATCAGGTGCGGCTGAGAGATACGATCGGGGGCGCAGCGGGAACACCGGGTGGCGAAACGAAGGAAGGATTTAAGATTGTCGCCACACCTGACCAAACGGATTGGATCATCAATCCTGGCAGCTTTTATGTCGGTGGTGTTCTGTGTGAACTGAAGCAGGGAAGCGATTTTTCTGCCACCTATTCCCCTGCGCCGGTAGACTCTGATGCTGATACGGTCACGGTGAATGTGCCGTTTCTGGCGATCGATGGTCAACCCTTTGCCAAGGATCAATGGCTGAAGGATCAGGAAAGTGGGCAGTTGATGCAGATTCGGGAGGTGAGCCTCCCCACCCAACCGCCCACGTTGAAATTGCATCCAAAGCCAGAAAAGCCTCCCCTCAAGGATATTCCTCCTGGAGGGCAAACGCTCAGTCTGCGGCGGGTCGTTACCTACAAAACCCAACCAGATTTTCCCAATCCGCCACTGTTGCCCACAGATACCGCCTATCTGCTTTATCTCGATGTGTGGGAACGGCATGTGACCGCGATCGAAGACCCGGAAATCCGAGAGGTTGCCCTAACGGATATTCCAGACACGACCACCCGCACCAAAACGGTGTGGCAGGTTAAATGTCTGGCGCTCAGTCCAGCAGACGACCCAAAAGTTGGCGTCGGATGCGTCTTTTAG